The proteins below come from a single Odontesthes bonariensis isolate fOdoBon6 chromosome 18, fOdoBon6.hap1, whole genome shotgun sequence genomic window:
- the gja4 gene encoding gap junction alpha-4 protein — protein sequence MSRADWSFLEHLLEEGQEYSTAIGRVWLTVLFLFRMLVLGTAAESAWDDEQLDFVCNTKQPGCTAVCYDRAFPISHFRYFVLQVIFVSTPTIFYFGYVALRTNGRGEGGVGSKKCETAIKRYDNAAKDCAGEKEEEKNGRSGRKTNKAPVEAPKLKGRLLVAYALSILLKILLEAGFIVGLWFLYNGFVIAAKFECTAWPCPHTVDCFVSRPTEKTIFTIYTQVIAAISLLLNFIELIHLAMLAISHRLEKRSRTQDYLPRFEQVPARQGTPELRVTGVSHAYTTGSRITLPLQGAELHTNPCESYADTAIEVGWEPAEGGGELLPSYVNCMEAMRKTHSPRAHYKKTSHHTGKNPKVAHKGHSKLKHYV from the coding sequence ATGTCCAGAGCTGACTGGTCCTTCCTGGAGCACCTACTGGAGGAGGGCCAAGAGTATTCAACAGCTATTGGCCGTGTCTGGCTTACCGTACTCTTCCTGTTTCGCATGCTGGTGCTGGGAACTGCTGCTGAATCTGCGTGGGATGACGAGCAACTCGACTTTGTCTGCAACACCAAGCAGCCTGGCTGCACCGCTGTGTGCTACGACCGAGCCTTCCCCATTTCCCACTTCCGCTACTTTGTCCTTCAAGTCATCTTTGTCTCCACTCCGACCATCTTCTACTTTGGATATGTGGCTTTAAGGACTAATGGCCGTGGAGAAGGTGGTGTAGGGAGTAAGAAATGtgaaactgccataaaaagGTATGATAATGCGGCTAAAGACTGTGCaggggagaaggaggaagaaaaaaatggccGTAGTGGGAGAAAAACTAACAAGGCCCCTGTTGAGGCTCCCAAACTGAAAGGCAGGCTGCTGGTTGCATATGCACTCAGCATTCTGCTAAAAATCCTTCTAGAGGCTGGATTTATTGTTGGACTTTGGTTCCTTTACAACGGCTTCGTCATTGCCGCAAAGTTTGAGTGCACAGCGTGGCCTTGTCCTCACACGGTGGACTGCTTTGTCTCTCGGCCCACGGAGAAGACCATCTTCACCATCTACACTCAGGTCATCGctgccatctccctgctccTCAACTTCATTGAACTCATTCATCTAGCCATGCTTGCAATATCCCATCGGCTTGAAAAACGTTCACGTACCCAGGACTACCTTCCTCGGTTTGAGCAGGTACCGGCACGGCAAGGCACCCCAGAGCTCAGAGTGACGGGGGTGTCACACGCTTACACCACAGGGAGCCGCATCACGCTCCCCCTGCAGGGAGCTGAATTACATACCAACCCCTGTGAGAGCTACGCCGATACAGCAATAGAGGTGGGCTGGGAACCTGCAGAGGGTGGAGGTGAACTGCTTCCCAGTTATGTGAACTGCATGGAGGCTATGAGGAAAACACATTCCCCAAGAGCTCATTATAAGAAAACCTCACACCACACTGGGAAAAATCCAAAAGTTGCCCACAAGGGACACTCAAAGCTAAAACATTATGTATGA
- the smim12 gene encoding small integral membrane protein 12: MWPVMWTAMRAYAPYITFPVAFVVGAVGYHLEWFIRGTPNAREEEKSIFELREERKLQEQLGKDSTQVLSLKEKLEFTPKAALNRNRPEES; encoded by the coding sequence GCCTGTGATGTGGACTGCCATGCGGGCCTATGCACCTTACATCACCTTCCCTGTAGCTTTTGTGGTCGGAGCTGTGGGCTACCACCTGGAGTGGTTTATCAGAGGCACTCCCAATGCTCGGGAGGAGGAGAAAAGTATCTTCGAACTGAGGGAGGAAAGAAAGCTGCAGGAACAACTGGGTAAGGACAGCACCCAGGTGCTCAGCCTGAAGGAGAAACTGGAGTTCACACCTAAAGCAGCTCTGAACAGGAACCGACCTGAAGAGAGCTAG